From Halanaeroarchaeum sulfurireducens, a single genomic window includes:
- a CDS encoding PAS domain-containing protein — protein sequence MSSFHRTRWNALLIFFLGFTLSAVNLSHILLEKTLVSTLVGSLLPLTITVGVSAIGVWAWWNNWDATTVTRVAGWLVFGFFWMLIVGVGLVLYAYPFETLPGNFWHLLGTFTSYGSVPALLTAWFDIERRTNERSLRQYKQAIESSKDQLAAVDEDLEYLFANNAYRQYHDIETNGIAGRSLRDALGEEQFASIEGHVSTAMAGRPTQTEVTRDHPSRGERILDVRLFPLEDPDGEVQGVGASMRDVTADREREAAIERESEYRRIMSEANLALVGANDIDDLAPEIADILGASHAFSCAFTYLFGPTESGKFCERDSLLGEDEVASLHTRDYLETVFEAGVLRMDDVTEPPFAHHDPDSQSHPGVAVALEYEGERYGILTVHLPSESEPKGDAVELLETIGNNLAYGLNHYTLEAEHRSFADIVERIDDPVMLQNRDGTFRVINEAMAEFAGMEKEALIGRDETAFMDEGTAQQIGERKERVLETEEPQSYQVTPSFPDGRERTFSTTRYPYYDDGDLDGTIAICRDVTDLKEHQRQLRILDRVLRHNVNNNMNVVLGYAEMIEERADGDIASYAGNIEANSERLLDLADKQRKITDFLSDLPPVETVDVEQTVDRTIDRVRSEYPDAEISWQCPDTLLAGANGALEDAIWELLTNSIIHSNREDPAVSVTASTTGATVTISVVDENEPIPELEREVLTGVNGIDALHHGSGLGLWLAKLIVEHADGRLRFQENEPHGNIVRIELPREE from the coding sequence ATGTCTTCGTTCCATCGAACGCGATGGAATGCGCTGTTGATCTTCTTCCTCGGGTTCACGCTATCGGCTGTCAATCTCTCACATATCCTGTTAGAGAAGACGCTGGTGAGCACCCTCGTTGGATCACTGCTCCCCCTTACGATCACGGTCGGTGTCAGTGCGATCGGCGTCTGGGCGTGGTGGAACAACTGGGATGCGACCACTGTAACACGGGTCGCGGGGTGGCTCGTCTTCGGGTTCTTCTGGATGCTCATCGTCGGTGTCGGACTGGTCCTGTACGCATATCCCTTCGAGACCCTTCCTGGCAATTTCTGGCATCTGCTCGGAACCTTCACCAGTTACGGGAGCGTCCCCGCGTTGCTCACCGCGTGGTTCGACATCGAACGCCGGACCAACGAACGGTCCCTGCGACAGTACAAACAGGCGATCGAGAGTTCGAAGGACCAGCTCGCGGCCGTCGACGAGGATCTCGAGTACCTGTTCGCCAACAACGCGTATCGTCAGTATCACGACATCGAGACGAACGGTATCGCCGGTCGCTCTCTGCGGGATGCGCTCGGCGAGGAACAGTTTGCGTCGATCGAAGGCCACGTCAGCACAGCGATGGCGGGACGCCCGACCCAGACGGAGGTGACCCGCGATCACCCCAGCCGGGGCGAACGCATATTGGACGTCCGACTGTTTCCACTGGAAGACCCGGACGGCGAGGTGCAGGGCGTCGGGGCCTCGATGCGCGACGTCACGGCGGACAGGGAACGCGAGGCCGCGATCGAGCGTGAATCCGAGTATCGACGGATCATGTCCGAGGCAAATCTCGCGCTCGTCGGGGCCAACGATATCGACGACCTGGCCCCCGAGATCGCGGATATCCTCGGCGCATCCCATGCGTTTTCCTGTGCCTTCACGTACCTGTTCGGACCGACCGAGTCCGGCAAGTTCTGCGAGCGTGATTCCCTGCTCGGGGAAGACGAGGTGGCATCGTTACACACACGTGACTACCTCGAAACGGTGTTCGAGGCGGGGGTCCTTCGAATGGACGACGTCACGGAACCGCCCTTCGCCCACCACGACCCCGATAGCCAGTCCCACCCGGGAGTGGCCGTCGCGCTCGAGTACGAGGGTGAACGGTACGGCATCCTGACGGTCCACCTTCCGTCGGAATCCGAACCGAAGGGGGATGCAGTCGAATTACTGGAGACGATCGGCAATAACCTCGCGTATGGTCTCAACCATTACACCCTCGAGGCCGAACATCGATCGTTCGCGGACATCGTCGAGCGCATCGACGATCCGGTCATGCTCCAGAACCGCGACGGGACCTTCAGGGTCATCAACGAAGCGATGGCGGAGTTCGCTGGAATGGAAAAAGAGGCCCTGATCGGCAGGGACGAGACGGCGTTCATGGACGAGGGAACCGCTCAGCAGATCGGGGAGCGGAAAGAGCGTGTGCTGGAGACGGAGGAACCCCAATCGTATCAGGTAACGCCGTCGTTCCCGGACGGTCGGGAGCGGACCTTTTCGACGACGCGGTATCCATATTACGACGATGGCGACCTCGACGGGACGATCGCCATCTGCCGGGACGTGACCGATCTGAAAGAACATCAGCGTCAGTTGCGCATCCTGGATCGCGTACTGCGACACAACGTCAACAACAACATGAACGTGGTCCTGGGTTACGCGGAGATGATCGAGGAACGGGCCGACGGCGATATCGCAAGCTACGCGGGGAATATCGAGGCCAACAGCGAACGACTGTTGGATCTCGCGGACAAACAGCGCAAGATAACGGATTTCCTCTCGGACCTGCCGCCGGTGGAGACCGTCGACGTGGAGCAAACAGTGGATCGGACCATCGACCGAGTTCGATCTGAGTATCCCGACGCGGAGATATCCTGGCAATGCCCCGACACTCTTCTCGCCGGTGCCAACGGCGCCCTCGAAGACGCCATATGGGAGCTGCTCACGAACTCCATCATCCATTCGAACCGTGAGGATCCAGCGGTGAGTGTGACGGCATCGACGACCGGGGCGACGGTCACCATCTCGGTCGTCGACGAGAACGAGCCCATTCCCGAGCTGGAACGGGAGGTACTGACCGGTGTGAACGGAATCGACGCCCTCCACCACGGGAGCGGTCTGGGCCTCTGGCTCGCGAAACTGATCGTGGAGCACGCCGATGGACGCCTCAGATTCCAGGAGAACGAACCGCACGGGAATATCGTGCGCATCGAGCTACCGCGAGAGGAGTGA
- a CDS encoding macro domain-containing protein, translated as MDVEAIQGDIAAQSADCLVNAAGTSLRMGSGVAGALRRGANGPINEAAMEKGPVDLGEVAVTDAFDLDAEYVIHAAAMPHYGDGQATEESIRSATRNALERAEELGCESMVIPALGCGVAGFDLEAGARLICEEIHDFTSETLSEVRFIGYSDAEFETISGVAKAVRDGA; from the coding sequence ATGGACGTCGAGGCGATCCAGGGTGACATCGCAGCACAGTCCGCGGACTGCCTGGTCAACGCCGCCGGGACGAGTCTGCGAATGGGCTCCGGGGTCGCCGGGGCCCTCCGGCGTGGGGCGAACGGTCCCATCAACGAAGCCGCCATGGAGAAGGGCCCCGTCGACCTGGGCGAGGTCGCCGTGACTGACGCCTTCGACCTCGACGCGGAGTACGTCATTCACGCGGCCGCGATGCCACATTACGGGGACGGACAGGCAACCGAGGAGAGTATCCGGTCTGCGACGCGAAACGCACTCGAACGAGCCGAGGAGCTCGGCTGTGAGTCCATGGTCATCCCCGCCCTCGGATGTGGCGTCGCCGGCTTCGATCTCGAAGCGGGTGCCCGACTCATTTGTGAGGAAATACACGACTTCACGAGTGAAACGCTCTCGGAGGTGCGTTTCATCGGCTACAGCGATGCGGAATTCGAGACCATCTCCGGGGTTGCTAAGGCGGTTCGTGACGGGGCGTGA
- a CDS encoding DUF5816 domain-containing protein: protein MERVSADDGSTVYVADDEWISGQVGPFFATYRSQDRSRKYGWYCDHCNSIDTAMDTMGRLKCNECGNLRKPEGWDPVQK, encoded by the coding sequence ATGGAAAGGGTTTCGGCAGACGACGGTTCGACCGTGTACGTCGCGGACGACGAATGGATCTCCGGCCAGGTCGGCCCCTTTTTCGCCACGTACCGGTCACAGGATCGTTCGCGCAAGTACGGATGGTACTGCGATCACTGCAATTCGATCGACACCGCGATGGACACCATGGGACGGTTGAAGTGCAACGAGTGTGGCAACCTCCGGAAGCCGGAAGGATGGGACCCCGTACAGAAGTGA
- a CDS encoding DUF7116 family protein produces the protein MGTIPTPPDEQARSIFDGLGYELAGTGPEFSATRDWKEVHVSAVADTSVPLDGGRYRCFVTWSEQTEELQETLQRADPGFEWAVIGVSEDGDYEVTRAPPVS, from the coding sequence ATGGGGACCATTCCCACCCCGCCCGACGAACAGGCCAGGTCGATATTCGACGGTCTCGGATACGAGCTCGCCGGCACCGGTCCCGAATTTTCAGCGACACGCGACTGGAAGGAGGTACACGTCTCTGCAGTCGCGGACACGAGCGTGCCACTCGACGGCGGTCGGTATCGCTGTTTCGTCACCTGGTCCGAGCAGACAGAGGAGTTACAGGAGACGCTCCAGCGGGCCGATCCAGGGTTCGAGTGGGCCGTCATCGGCGTCTCCGAGGACGGTGACTACGAGGTCACCCGCGCACCGCCGGTCTCCTGA
- a CDS encoding pyridoxal-phosphate-dependent aminotransferase family protein — MDSPDVGELTPPNRTLMGPGPSDVHPRVLRAMTTPLVGHLDPSFLDIMDEVQELLRYTFRTDNTWTIPVSGTGSASMEAAYGNLVEPGDTVLVPTNGYFGGRKAEMAERAGGDVVTVDAPWGEPLRPEDVAAAFDEHQPDVFGFVHAETSTGALQPDVPELTAIAHEHDAYVIADVVTSLGGVELRVDEWDIDVAYSAAQKCLSAPPGASPLTLNDRAMNKILDRDQSPRSWYLDLSLLEGYWGDDRSYHHTAPITSVYALREALRLVAEEGIENRWERHRETAGAIKAGVEGMGLELNPEDDYWLPSLNAVRVPAGVTDGEVIDYLLSEYDIEIAGGLGDLSGDIFRIGCMGHSCRPDNVAFLMTAFADALETLGADVDADAGIAAMRDVL, encoded by the coding sequence ATGGACTCTCCAGACGTCGGTGAGTTGACGCCACCGAACCGGACGCTCATGGGCCCGGGGCCGAGCGACGTACATCCGCGCGTTCTGCGGGCGATGACCACGCCGCTCGTCGGCCACCTCGATCCCTCCTTTCTCGACATCATGGACGAGGTCCAGGAGTTGCTTCGGTACACGTTTCGAACGGACAACACGTGGACGATCCCCGTCAGCGGGACGGGATCGGCGTCGATGGAGGCTGCCTACGGGAATCTCGTCGAACCCGGGGATACCGTCCTCGTTCCCACGAACGGCTACTTCGGGGGTCGCAAGGCAGAGATGGCCGAGCGTGCGGGCGGCGACGTCGTCACCGTCGACGCACCCTGGGGCGAACCGCTTCGACCGGAGGACGTGGCTGCGGCGTTCGACGAACATCAACCGGACGTCTTCGGCTTCGTGCACGCGGAGACGAGCACCGGTGCATTGCAGCCGGACGTACCGGAACTCACCGCGATAGCACACGAACACGATGCGTACGTGATCGCCGACGTGGTCACCTCGCTCGGTGGCGTGGAACTCCGGGTGGACGAGTGGGACATCGACGTGGCCTATTCGGCGGCACAGAAGTGTCTGTCCGCGCCGCCGGGTGCCAGCCCGCTCACGCTCAACGACCGTGCGATGAACAAGATCCTGGACCGCGATCAGTCCCCGCGCTCCTGGTATCTCGACCTTTCCCTGCTCGAGGGGTACTGGGGCGACGACCGCTCGTATCATCACACCGCGCCCATCACGAGCGTCTATGCTCTCCGAGAGGCGCTGCGTCTCGTCGCAGAAGAGGGCATCGAGAACCGCTGGGAGCGCCACCGCGAGACGGCCGGCGCCATCAAGGCGGGCGTCGAGGGAATGGGCCTCGAACTCAATCCCGAGGACGACTACTGGCTCCCAAGCCTCAACGCGGTGCGCGTTCCGGCGGGCGTGACCGACGGGGAGGTCATCGACTACCTGCTCTCGGAGTACGACATCGAGATCGCTGGCGGACTTGGTGATCTCTCCGGGGATATCTTCCGCATCGGTTGTATGGGCCACAGCTGTCGGCCCGATAACGTCGCCTTCCTGATGACCGCCTTCGCCGACGCGCTCGAAACGCTTGGCGCGGACGTGGACGCGGACGCGGGTATCGCCGCGATGCGCGACGTCCTGTAA
- a CDS encoding metal-dependent hydrolase — protein MYSMFVGHGLLAFAIVALVAMSADVDRDRATALAVVAGLFATVPDVDMVYALTGLVGVPGSSPLAVAESFWSASTVVHRSMTHSLAIAIPATVAFALVGRSTIATAVSFLLAASLIALGTLVSGPITGLVALAFVATGLLVGAAATRHGLGPAAVAGTAFVGLVTHPFGDVLTGQPPELFYPFPFAVFDGRVALSADPTLHLLGAFGAELAAIWLGVYAFSRLRERHLRSALKPRAAVGAAYATAVLVLPPPTVDGSYTFVFSVLAVGFVGAVPPRKHLPEGLTAVTTGLAGVTVAGMAYLLAYLTMDLAPLLALAGQPF, from the coding sequence ATGTACTCGATGTTCGTCGGCCATGGACTGCTCGCGTTCGCCATCGTCGCGCTCGTCGCGATGAGCGCCGACGTGGACCGCGACCGGGCGACGGCGCTCGCCGTCGTGGCGGGCCTGTTCGCGACCGTGCCCGACGTCGACATGGTGTATGCCCTCACGGGCCTCGTCGGCGTTCCGGGGAGCAGCCCGCTCGCCGTGGCCGAATCGTTCTGGTCGGCGTCGACGGTGGTCCATCGCTCGATGACCCATTCGCTCGCCATCGCGATCCCGGCCACCGTGGCCTTTGCGCTCGTGGGGCGGTCCACCATCGCGACGGCAGTCTCCTTCCTCCTCGCGGCCAGCCTGATCGCCCTCGGCACCCTCGTCTCGGGACCGATTACGGGACTCGTCGCCCTCGCGTTCGTCGCCACCGGTCTGCTCGTCGGCGCGGCCGCCACTCGTCACGGTCTCGGCCCGGCAGCCGTCGCCGGGACGGCATTCGTTGGTCTCGTGACCCACCCGTTCGGCGACGTGCTGACGGGCCAGCCCCCGGAGCTGTTTTATCCGTTTCCGTTCGCGGTCTTCGACGGGCGAGTGGCCCTCTCGGCTGACCCGACCCTGCACCTCCTGGGTGCGTTCGGCGCCGAACTGGCCGCAATCTGGTTGGGCGTGTACGCGTTCTCCCGGCTCCGGGAGCGTCACCTGCGATCCGCCCTCAAACCGCGGGCTGCCGTCGGCGCGGCCTACGCGACCGCCGTACTCGTTCTCCCGCCGCCCACGGTGGATGGTTCGTACACCTTCGTCTTTAGCGTACTCGCCGTCGGCTTCGTGGGTGCAGTCCCGCCACGCAAACACCTTCCCGAGGGTCTGACCGCAGTGACGACGGGACTTGCGGGCGTGACCGTCGCGGGAATGGCGTACCTGCTGGCGTACCTCACGATGGATCTGGCCCCGCTCCTCGCCCTGGCGGGCCAGCCGTTCTAA
- a CDS encoding dodecin: protein MVFKKIVLRGTSEESFEAATDAALDRAEETLDEVKWAEVIDQGVELAGVGREYQVELEVAFEVESA from the coding sequence ATGGTATTCAAGAAAATCGTCCTCCGTGGAACGTCAGAGGAGAGTTTCGAAGCCGCAACCGACGCCGCACTCGATCGAGCAGAGGAAACCCTCGACGAGGTAAAGTGGGCCGAAGTTATCGACCAGGGCGTCGAACTCGCGGGTGTGGGTCGAGAGTATCAAGTCGAACTCGAGGTTGCCTTCGAAGTCGAATCGGCCTAA
- the hisD gene encoding histidinol dehydrogenase, with amino-acid sequence MESEPLADLGSERRRALFERDAGVDAIRSQVRDIVDRVREAGDAAIREFSREYDGVEVGDPDITGQVERAYDSVDPDVLDAIETAAANIREFHEEQVPTDWRADFDGRELGRRFRPIERVGVYAPGGTAAYPTSALMGVIPAKVAGVEHVAVATPPAETINPATLAAIHVAGADAVYSVGGAQAVGALAYGTESVTRVQKIVGPGNRWVTAAKAEVRGDVEIDFLAGPSELLVLADETADPDHVAADVLAQAEHDPNASVVVVTDDEPTARAVCEAIAARTAERDRNDVIAEALSQDVSGVFVARSMSEAVVFAEEYAAEHLSIQARDDEDLLDRIDSAGSVFLGSYTPVAAGDYATGTNHVLPTSGTAKVTGGLSVDTFVRETTVQRLDETELANLRDTITTLARAEGLEAHADSVDARFE; translated from the coding sequence CTGGAATCTGAGCCGCTCGCAGACCTGGGATCCGAGCGACGACGGGCCCTGTTCGAGCGCGACGCCGGCGTCGACGCCATCCGCTCACAGGTCCGCGACATCGTCGATCGCGTTAGAGAGGCTGGAGATGCCGCCATCAGGGAGTTTTCGCGGGAGTACGATGGCGTCGAGGTGGGCGATCCCGACATCACCGGGCAGGTCGAACGGGCGTATGATTCGGTTGATCCCGACGTTCTCGACGCCATCGAGACCGCCGCGGCGAACATTCGCGAGTTCCATGAAGAACAGGTCCCAACCGACTGGCGGGCCGACTTCGACGGTCGAGAACTCGGCCGCCGGTTTCGCCCCATCGAGCGCGTCGGCGTCTACGCACCCGGCGGCACGGCGGCGTATCCGACGAGCGCGCTGATGGGGGTTATTCCCGCGAAGGTTGCCGGCGTCGAGCACGTCGCGGTGGCGACGCCCCCGGCGGAGACGATCAATCCGGCGACGCTGGCGGCCATCCACGTCGCCGGCGCGGACGCCGTGTACAGCGTGGGCGGCGCGCAGGCAGTTGGGGCGCTGGCGTACGGCACCGAGTCCGTCACCCGTGTGCAGAAGATCGTCGGGCCGGGCAATCGCTGGGTCACCGCCGCCAAGGCCGAGGTACGGGGAGACGTGGAGATCGACTTTCTCGCCGGTCCGAGCGAGTTGCTGGTGCTCGCAGACGAGACCGCCGATCCGGACCACGTCGCCGCCGACGTCCTCGCACAGGCCGAACACGATCCCAACGCGAGCGTCGTCGTCGTCACCGACGACGAGCCGACGGCGCGGGCGGTCTGTGAGGCCATCGCGGCCCGAACCGCGGAGCGCGATAGAAACGACGTGATCGCGGAGGCGCTGTCACAGGACGTTTCCGGCGTGTTCGTCGCGCGATCGATGAGCGAGGCCGTCGTCTTCGCCGAGGAGTACGCGGCCGAGCACCTCTCAATTCAGGCCCGTGATGACGAGGACCTCCTCGACCGCATCGACAGCGCGGGCAGCGTCTTTCTCGGCTCCTACACGCCCGTCGCTGCGGGGGACTACGCGACGGGGACGAATCACGTTCTCCCGACCAGCGGTACCGCGAAGGTGACCGGCGGCCTGTCGGTGGATACGTTCGTGCGCGAGACGACGGTCCAGCGGCTGGACGAGACCGAACTCGCGAACCTCCGTGACACCATTACCACGCTGGCGCGGGCAGAAGGACTCGAAGCCCACGCGGACAGCGTCGACGCTCGATTCGAGTGA
- a CDS encoding DUF7342 family protein, giving the protein MPDPAPSFEDVNERANEGWKRDTSPFDRVRSVMRTAYEPMSAATVAEKALTSEQTARKHLRSLVEHGYVAETGAPDSKATLYQRDTDSLALEQARRILDETDTETLTRRVLEMREELREYGDRFGANSPEEAVRAHADIDAETLLEWRTTRRNLAFAEVALALSGVEDATGAAEAI; this is encoded by the coding sequence ATGCCAGACCCCGCCCCATCGTTTGAGGACGTGAACGAACGTGCCAATGAGGGCTGGAAACGTGATACCAGCCCCTTCGACCGCGTGCGGTCTGTGATGCGCACAGCGTACGAACCGATGAGTGCGGCTACTGTCGCCGAAAAAGCCCTCACGTCGGAGCAGACGGCCCGTAAGCACCTTCGCTCCCTGGTCGAACATGGGTATGTTGCGGAGACAGGGGCACCCGATTCGAAGGCGACGCTGTATCAGCGGGATACCGATTCGCTCGCTCTCGAACAGGCCCGCCGAATTCTCGATGAAACGGACACCGAGACCCTCACAAGACGCGTCTTGGAGATGCGCGAGGAGCTTCGAGAGTACGGCGACCGGTTCGGCGCCAATTCACCCGAGGAGGCGGTCCGAGCCCACGCAGATATCGACGCGGAGACACTACTGGAGTGGCGAACGACGCGGCGAAACCTCGCATTCGCCGAGGTCGCACTCGCCCTCAGCGGGGTCGAAGACGCCACTGGAGCCGCAGAGGCAATTTGA
- a CDS encoding type II toxin-antitoxin system death-on-curing family toxin — MTDPFWYPSVEDVLDIHEDIVSEYPDTSSGVPDCGDIEFTLEYVSEGNFGSIPETIHEKAFHLLRLLVANHPFVDGNKRTALNAATVFYLFNGYRFEYDDEIREILKRLGTDEKTVDEDYVLDYLRTRTTEVNLDEVVEQWRGDLVEFGLDQLSDESSDPND, encoded by the coding sequence ATGACCGACCCGTTCTGGTATCCGTCGGTCGAAGACGTCCTCGACATCCATGAGGACATTGTCTCGGAGTATCCAGACACTAGCTCAGGGGTCCCGGATTGCGGAGATATCGAATTCACACTGGAGTACGTCAGCGAAGGAAACTTCGGATCGATTCCAGAGACGATTCACGAGAAGGCGTTTCATCTGCTCCGGCTCCTCGTCGCCAACCATCCGTTCGTGGACGGCAACAAGCGCACCGCGCTCAATGCGGCGACTGTGTTCTATCTGTTCAATGGGTATCGATTCGAATACGACGACGAGATCAGGGAGATACTGAAACGGCTCGGGACGGACGAGAAGACAGTCGATGAGGATTACGTGCTCGACTATCTCCGAACGCGTACGACGGAGGTTAATTTGGACGAAGTGGTCGAACAGTGGCGCGGCGACCTCGTCGAGTTCGGACTCGATCAACTGTCCGACGAGTCATCGGACCCGAACGATTAA
- a CDS encoding helix-turn-helix domain-containing protein, translated as MCETGVLSCTGKLARVVLDNRGPLTPSEIAGEANISVPEAQEAIDDLVSAGFVEPICGIRGRREEVYTLTEAGEDYELAED; from the coding sequence ATGTGTGAAACGGGGGTGCTGTCCTGTACGGGCAAACTCGCGAGAGTCGTCCTCGACAACCGCGGCCCGCTCACCCCCAGCGAGATCGCCGGCGAAGCGAATATTTCCGTCCCTGAGGCCCAGGAGGCGATCGACGACCTCGTGTCGGCGGGGTTCGTCGAGCCGATCTGCGGGATTCGTGGTCGTCGAGAGGAGGTCTACACGCTGACCGAGGCCGGCGAGGATTACGAACTTGCAGAGGACTGA
- a CDS encoding D-2-hydroxyacid dehydrogenase, whose protein sequence is MAPDIAVLRQKIHGLDAEDLAAVLRSRLPEYEVAVATTPQEERELLRTVPIATGVQVDPGDLDVAENLELFACVYAGTDHLPMEALERNDVSVTNASGVHGPNIAEWVLGAILSFTRRFHLAWRRKERREWRSFPSRELAGSTVTVVGLGAIGTTIVDRLDPFDVETIGIRYTPEKGGPTDHVLGFEENDVHEAFSRSDYVVLAAPLTDVTEGLVDANALRTVPAHAVLLNVGRGPLVDTDALVDALQTNAIRGAALDVTDPEPLPEDHELWGFDNVLITPHNAGHTPQYFERLADIIAGNLDRIEETGTYEGLENQVA, encoded by the coding sequence ATGGCCCCAGATATCGCCGTGTTACGCCAGAAGATTCACGGACTGGACGCCGAGGACCTCGCTGCAGTGCTTCGCTCCCGGCTGCCGGAGTACGAGGTGGCCGTGGCGACGACGCCACAGGAGGAACGCGAACTGCTGCGGACCGTTCCGATCGCCACCGGCGTGCAGGTCGATCCCGGGGACCTCGACGTGGCCGAGAACCTGGAGTTGTTCGCGTGCGTGTACGCGGGGACGGACCACCTCCCGATGGAGGCCCTGGAACGCAACGATGTGAGCGTCACGAACGCCTCGGGGGTCCACGGCCCGAACATCGCGGAGTGGGTCCTCGGTGCGATCCTCTCGTTCACGCGACGATTTCACCTCGCGTGGCGACGCAAGGAGCGCCGGGAGTGGCGTTCGTTCCCGTCCCGGGAGTTGGCGGGCAGCACCGTCACCGTCGTCGGTCTCGGGGCCATCGGCACCACGATCGTGGATCGGCTGGACCCCTTCGACGTCGAGACCATCGGAATCCGATACACCCCGGAGAAGGGAGGACCGACCGACCACGTTCTGGGCTTCGAGGAGAACGACGTCCACGAGGCCTTCAGTCGGAGCGATTACGTCGTCCTCGCCGCCCCGCTCACCGACGTGACCGAGGGGCTCGTCGACGCGAACGCCCTCAGAACGGTACCGGCTCACGCCGTCCTACTCAACGTCGGACGGGGACCGCTGGTCGACACCGACGCCCTCGTCGACGCGCTCCAGACCAACGCCATCCGCGGGGCGGCCCTGGACGTGACCGATCCCGAACCCCTCCCCGAGGACCACGAACTCTGGGGATTCGACAACGTGCTCATCACGCCACATAACGCTGGACACACCCCACAGTACTTCGAGCGCCTCGCCGACATCATCGCGGGCAATCTCGATCGAATCGAGGAAACCGGAACCTACGAGGGCCTCGAAAATCAGGTGGCCTAA
- a CDS encoding DsrE family protein → MSDADELVVLWTSGEKDVAENMVMMYTLNAALNDWWEEVRLLVWGASAGLLESDADLHYWIQELHEAGVHVEACKACAENYDAVEALEDLDVDVYYIGEQFTTYLRDDERYVLTV, encoded by the coding sequence ATGTCAGACGCCGACGAACTCGTCGTCCTCTGGACGAGCGGCGAAAAGGACGTTGCAGAGAATATGGTCATGATGTACACGCTCAACGCAGCGCTCAACGACTGGTGGGAGGAGGTCAGATTGCTCGTGTGGGGCGCCTCCGCGGGACTCCTCGAGTCCGACGCCGATCTCCACTACTGGATTCAGGAACTCCACGAAGCTGGGGTGCACGTCGAGGCGTGCAAAGCGTGTGCGGAAAACTACGACGCTGTCGAGGCACTGGAGGACCTCGACGTGGACGTCTATTACATCGGCGAGCAGTTCACGACGTACCTCAGGGACGACGAGCGATACGTGTTGACCGTCTGA